The Plasmodium relictum strain SGS1 genome assembly, chromosome: 9 genome window below encodes:
- the DTD gene encoding D-tyrosyl-tRNA(Tyr) deacylase, putative, with the protein MRVIIQRVKKAILSVKKELIQENENELEVFSKINEGLVCFIGIHRDDTWKDALYIIKKCLNLRLWPDNEKSWDKSVKDLDYEILLVSQFTLFANTKKGNKPDFHLAKDPNDALIFFNKIVEEFIKEYKKEKIKTGKFGYHMNIEVINDGPVTISIDSHDINLNK; encoded by the coding sequence atgagaGTTATTATACAAAGAGTAAAAAAGGCTATATTAAGCGTTAAAAAAGAACTCATtcaagaaaatgaaaatgagtTAGAAGTTTTTAGCAAAATAAATGAAGGATTAGTTTGCTTTATTGGAATTCATAGGGATGATACATGGAAAGAtgcattatatataataaaaaaatgtttaaatcTAAGATTGTGGCCAGATAATGAGAAAAGTTGGGATAAAAGTGTAAAAGATTTAGATTATGAAATATTGCTTGTTTCTCAATTTACACTATTTGcaaatacaaaaaaaggaaataaaccAGATTTTCACTTAGCAAAGGATCCTAATGAtgctttaattttttttaataaaatagttGAAGAgtttataaaagaatataaaaaagaaaaaataaaaactggAAAATTTGGGTATCATATGAATATTGAAGTTATAAATGATGGCCCTGTTACTATTTCCATTGATAGTCatgatattaatttaaataaataa
- the PCD gene encoding pterin-4a-carbinolamine dehydratase, putative translates to MIIFDKNKINTLIPLWNYKIKENCYNYIERKIIFPSFSQAWKFMNEISEHNEKINHHCKYINDYNKVKIKIYTHTLKDITEKDIKLANIIDDTLKNYDHEIKKEKTINK, encoded by the exons ATGataatttttgataaaaataaaataaatacctTAATACCATTAtggaattataaaattaaagaaaattgttataattatatagaaaGAAAAATCATATTTCCTTCTTTTTCTCAA GCATGGAAATTCATGAATGAAATATCTGAGCATAATGAAAAGATAAATCATCattgtaaatatataaatgattataataaagtgaaaataaaaatttacacACACACATTAAAAGATATCACAGAGAAGGATATAAAATTGGCTAATATTATTGATGATACCCTGAAGAATTATGAtcatgaaataaaaaaagaaaaaactatTAACAAATAA